A single genomic interval of Schistocerca americana isolate TAMUIC-IGC-003095 chromosome 2, iqSchAmer2.1, whole genome shotgun sequence harbors:
- the LOC124595903 gene encoding uncharacterized protein LOC124595903 translates to MSLKKGAKTIPAHSLLQCAYVVVFIANVCRKMGDSLTEEEILRLLEESGSEIDDDGFQTENSSSEIDGNNEWSENENEPSDVLEECEAPIQKGRGRIQQQQSQNNVVEWVNDDVLQQLPLFEGVSNVLAPLSAESTEFDCWSVFIDANVIKNIKTETNRYAAATISKLRMQNKITSRSLWANWSAVKLHEMYQFFAIIIHMCLVHKPNITDYWSNDLMLDSSLPAKIMKKRQI, encoded by the exons ATGTCACTCAAAAAAGGCGCCAAAACAATTCCCGCGCATTCACTCTTGCAGTGTGCTTATGTAGTTGTCTTTATCGCAAACGTTTGTCGTAAAATGGGGGACAGTTTGACTGAAGAGGAAATTCTGAGGCTGCTGGAAGAATCTGGATCTGAAATTGACGATGATGGATTTCAAACTGAAAATAGTTCTTCTGAAATAGATG GTAACAACGAGTGGTCCGAAAATGAAAATGAGCCATCAGACGTATTAGAAGAGTGTGAAGCTCCCATTCAAAAAGGCAGAGGCAGAATACAACAACAGCAGTCCCAAAACAACGTTGTTGAATGGGTAAATGACGATGTCCTACAACAATTACCGCTCTTTGAAGGCGTAAGTAATGTCTTGGCACCTTTGAGCGCCGAAAGCACTGAATTTGACTGTTGGAGCGTCTTTATTGACGCAAATGTCATCAAAAATATAAAGACAGAAACAAACCGCTACGCTGCAGCAACAATTTCCAAATTGCGgatgcaaaataaaataacttccaggTCGCTTTGGGCCAATTGGTCTGCTGTGAAGCTACATGAGATGTATCAGTTTTTTGCTATAATTATTCACATGTGCCTTGTACACAAACCAAATATTACGGACTATTGGAGCAATGACCTAATGCTAGATTCCTCCTTACCTGCAAAAATCATGAAAAAGAGACAGATTTAG